One genomic region from Jilunia laotingensis encodes:
- the metF gene encoding methylenetetrahydrofolate reductase [NAD(P)H], with amino-acid sequence MKVIDHIQSNEKTAFSFEILPPLKGTGIEKLYKDIDILHEFNPKYINITTHRSEYVYKDLGSGLFQRTKLRRRPGTVAVAAAIQNKYNITVVPHILCSGFSREETEYVLLDLQFLGITDLLVLRGDKAKHESVFTPEGDGYHHATELQEQINNFNKGIFVDGSEMKVTNTPFSYGVACYPEKHEESPNMDSDIYWLKKKIENGAEYAVTQLFYDNQKYFDFVERAKEAGIHVPIIPGIKPFKKLSQLSMIPKTFKVDLPEELVKETLRCKNDAEVQKVGIEWCVMQCRELMAHGVPSIHFYSIGAVDSIKEVAKEIY; translated from the coding sequence ATGAAAGTAATAGACCATATACAAAGCAACGAAAAAACTGCTTTCTCCTTTGAAATCCTCCCTCCATTGAAAGGCACAGGCATTGAGAAACTGTACAAAGACATCGATATACTTCATGAGTTTAATCCTAAATACATTAATATAACAACTCATCGTAGTGAATATGTCTATAAAGACTTAGGGAGCGGATTATTCCAGCGAACTAAGCTGAGGAGACGTCCGGGAACAGTAGCCGTTGCGGCAGCTATTCAAAATAAATATAACATAACGGTGGTACCTCATATTCTTTGTAGCGGCTTTTCCCGTGAAGAAACAGAATATGTACTACTGGATCTGCAATTTCTAGGAATTACTGACTTATTGGTACTTCGTGGTGATAAAGCCAAGCATGAGTCTGTATTTACTCCCGAAGGAGACGGATATCACCACGCCACCGAATTACAGGAACAGATCAATAACTTCAATAAAGGAATCTTCGTCGACGGATCGGAAATGAAAGTTACCAACACCCCTTTTTCATACGGAGTAGCTTGCTATCCGGAGAAACACGAAGAATCTCCCAACATGGATTCGGATATCTACTGGTTGAAAAAGAAAATAGAAAACGGTGCAGAATATGCAGTAACTCAGCTTTTCTATGACAATCAGAAATATTTCGATTTCGTGGAACGAGCCAAGGAAGCCGGCATCCATGTACCGATCATCCCTGGAATAAAGCCTTTCAAAAAGTTATCCCAATTAAGCATGATACCGAAAACATTCAAAGTTGACTTACCCGAAGAACTTGTAAAAGAGACTTTGAGATGCAAAAACGACGCAGAAGTTCAGAAGGTCGGTATTGAATGGTGTGTGATGCAATGCCGCGAATTAATGGCACATGGAGTACCAAGTATACATTTTTACTCCATCGGTGCAGTGGACAGCATCAAGGAAGTAGCAAAAGAAATTTATTAA
- a CDS encoding DNA polymerase III subunit produces MFFKDVIGQEEIKQRLIQEVNEGRIPHAQLICGSEGVGKLPLALAYARYISCTNRSATDACGVCPSCVKFNKLVHPDVHFTFPVVKNSRSDDYIVEWRRIVLNNPYFNLNHWLNEINAENSQAVIYTKESDEIMKKLSLKSSEGGFKITIIWLPEKMQLACANKLLKLLEEPPAKTIFLLVSEAPDMILQTILSRTQRINVRKIAEKDIAQVLEQKYSVQQSTSLSIAHLANGNFIKALETIHLNEENHLFFELFVSLMRLSYQRKIREMKQWSDQIAGLGRERQKNFLSYCQRMIRENFIYNLHQKELVYMTPDEQNFATRFSPFVNERNVMGIMDELSEAQWHVEQNVNAKMIFFDFSLKMIVLLKS; encoded by the coding sequence GTGTTTTTCAAAGACGTAATCGGACAAGAAGAGATAAAACAAAGACTCATACAGGAGGTAAACGAAGGACGTATTCCTCACGCACAGCTCATCTGCGGATCGGAGGGCGTTGGCAAGCTCCCCCTGGCACTGGCTTATGCCCGCTACATCAGTTGCACCAACCGGAGTGCCACAGATGCTTGCGGAGTTTGTCCGTCGTGCGTGAAATTTAATAAGCTCGTTCACCCCGACGTCCACTTTACATTTCCGGTAGTAAAAAATAGCAGAAGCGATGATTATATCGTTGAGTGGCGCCGAATTGTTCTGAACAATCCGTATTTCAACCTCAATCACTGGCTGAACGAAATCAACGCGGAGAACTCACAGGCTGTCATCTACACCAAAGAGAGCGATGAGATCATGAAAAAGCTCAGCCTGAAATCAAGTGAAGGCGGCTTCAAGATCACCATCATCTGGCTACCGGAAAAGATGCAGCTTGCGTGCGCCAATAAACTGTTGAAATTACTGGAAGAGCCACCCGCAAAGACCATCTTCCTTCTGGTGTCAGAAGCACCGGATATGATCCTGCAAACTATATTAAGTCGAACGCAGCGGATAAACGTCCGCAAAATAGCAGAAAAAGACATCGCACAAGTGTTGGAGCAAAAGTATAGTGTGCAACAGTCTACAAGCCTTTCCATAGCTCATTTAGCCAATGGAAACTTCATCAAAGCCCTCGAAACGATCCATTTGAATGAAGAGAACCACCTGTTTTTCGAACTGTTCGTCAGCTTGATGCGCCTCTCCTATCAACGAAAAATAAGGGAGATGAAGCAATGGAGCGATCAGATAGCCGGACTAGGAAGAGAACGGCAAAAAAACTTTCTGTCCTATTGCCAGAGGATGATCAGGGAAAACTTCATCTATAACCTGCATCAAAAAGAACTGGTATATATGACACCGGACGAACAGAATTTCGCCACTCGCTTTTCACCTTTTGTCAATGAAAGGAACGTAATGGGCATCATGGACGAACTAAGCGAAGCGCAATGGCATGTAGAACAGAACGTAAATGCTAAGATGATATTTTTCGACTTTTCATTAAAAATGATCGTACTGTTGAAGAGTTGA
- the mreC gene encoding rod shape-determining protein MreC: MRNLLNFLIKYNYWFLFVFLEVISFVLLFRFNYYQQSVFFTSANVVSGKVYEVSGGITSYFHLKTVNEGLLDRNMLLEQQISNLEKVLKDHKLDSTSINSIRGISDNSYQIFKAHVINNSLNQADNYITLDQGSAEGIRPEMGVVDGNGVVGIVYKTSPDYSLVISVLNSKSSISCKIVGSEYFGYLKWEHGDSRYAYLRDLPRHAEFNLGDTVVTSGYSTVFPEGVMVGTVDDMSDSNDGLSYLLKIKLATDFGKLSDVRVIARSGREEQKELEKSVAN, translated from the coding sequence ATGCGAAACTTACTCAACTTTCTTATAAAGTACAATTACTGGTTCCTCTTTGTTTTTCTGGAGGTAATCAGTTTTGTTTTGTTGTTTCGCTTTAACTACTATCAGCAGAGTGTCTTTTTTACATCGGCTAATGTCGTTTCCGGTAAGGTATACGAGGTTTCCGGTGGGATTACTTCTTATTTTCACTTGAAAACTGTTAATGAGGGCCTGCTTGACCGGAATATGCTGCTTGAACAACAGATATCCAATTTGGAGAAGGTGTTGAAGGATCATAAATTAGATTCTACAAGTATAAACAGTATACGAGGCATTTCTGATAATAGTTACCAGATATTTAAGGCACATGTTATCAATAACAGTTTGAATCAGGCTGATAATTATATTACGCTTGATCAGGGGAGTGCTGAGGGTATCCGTCCGGAAATGGGTGTTGTCGATGGAAACGGAGTGGTAGGGATTGTTTATAAAACATCTCCGGACTATTCACTTGTCATATCGGTGCTGAATAGCAAGTCAAGTATCAGTTGCAAGATCGTAGGAAGCGAGTATTTTGGTTACTTGAAGTGGGAGCATGGTGATTCACGTTATGCTTATCTGAGGGATCTGCCTCGTCACGCAGAATTCAATTTGGGAGATACAGTGGTGACAAGCGGTTATTCGACTGTTTTTCCGGAAGGAGTGATGGTAGGTACGGTTGATGATATGTCCGATTCTAATGACGGTCTTTCTTATCTGTTGAAGATTAAGCTGGCGACTGATTTTGGCAAATTGAGTGATGTGAGAGTAATCGCCCGGAGCGGTCGGGAAGAGCAGAAAGAGCTTGAAAAATCGGTTGCGAACTAA
- the ricT gene encoding PSP1 domain-containing protein, whose amino-acid sequence MDFILHNGSGGLCCKGCSRQDKKLNTYDWLADIPGNAEESDMVEVQFKNTRKGYYRNSNKIKLEKGDIVAVEATPGHDIGEVTLTGRLVPLQMRKANIKPDTEIKRIYRKAKTVDMEKFEEAKAKEHSTMIRSRQIAASLNLDMKIGDVEYQGDGNKAIFYYIADERVDFRQLIKVLAEAFRVRIEMKQIGARQEAGRIGGIGPCGRELCCATWMTSFVSVSTSAARYQDISLNPQKLAGQCAKLKCCLNYEIDCYVEAQKRLPSKEIELETKDGTFYFFKADILSNQITYSTDKAFPANLVTINGKRAFEIISMNKKGIKPDSLLEEAHKQEPKKPVDLVEQESLTRFDRERRRKDGGANDNNGRNKKKKKGANNQQQGAEGANNNPSPQQENGNRSNRQQQENGGNRNNRPQQENNGERNNRRQSENGGEQQRSKNERPKNSNNRSSYNSENTRKGEKPQYVERPQTSTQPKNQERAQKGERLQSAERPQNSERPKGQDRSQNGEKSQKTEKSQENEKTAQE is encoded by the coding sequence ATGGACTTTATATTACATAATGGGAGTGGCGGCCTTTGCTGCAAAGGTTGCTCTCGGCAAGATAAAAAACTGAATACCTACGATTGGCTGGCCGATATACCAGGCAACGCAGAAGAGAGCGACATGGTAGAAGTTCAGTTTAAAAATACCCGTAAGGGGTATTATCGGAACAGCAATAAGATAAAGCTGGAAAAAGGAGATATTGTGGCAGTAGAAGCCACACCAGGCCATGACATCGGTGAAGTGACACTGACAGGCAGACTCGTTCCGCTGCAAATGCGTAAAGCGAACATCAAGCCGGATACCGAAATCAAACGCATCTACAGAAAAGCAAAAACGGTAGATATGGAGAAGTTCGAAGAAGCGAAAGCCAAGGAACATTCTACCATGATCCGTTCCCGCCAGATCGCAGCCAGCCTAAACCTGGACATGAAAATAGGAGATGTCGAATACCAGGGAGACGGGAATAAAGCTATATTCTATTATATAGCAGACGAACGGGTAGATTTCCGGCAATTAATAAAAGTGCTGGCCGAAGCATTCCGTGTGCGAATTGAAATGAAACAGATAGGTGCCCGTCAGGAAGCCGGGCGTATCGGAGGAATCGGACCTTGCGGACGAGAACTTTGTTGTGCTACCTGGATGACAAGTTTCGTATCGGTATCCACCAGTGCAGCCCGTTATCAGGACATTTCACTGAATCCACAAAAATTGGCAGGGCAATGCGCGAAACTGAAATGTTGTCTGAATTACGAAATTGATTGCTATGTAGAAGCCCAAAAACGGCTCCCGTCCAAAGAAATCGAACTTGAAACGAAAGACGGAACATTCTATTTCTTTAAGGCGGATATCCTAAGCAATCAGATTACTTACTCAACCGACAAAGCCTTTCCAGCCAATCTCGTTACCATCAATGGGAAAAGAGCTTTTGAAATCATCAGCATGAACAAAAAGGGAATTAAACCAGACAGTCTGCTGGAAGAAGCTCACAAACAAGAACCCAAGAAACCTGTAGACTTGGTAGAGCAAGAAAGTTTAACCCGATTCGACCGTGAACGGCGCCGCAAGGATGGAGGAGCAAACGATAACAACGGAAGAAATAAGAAGAAGAAAAAAGGTGCCAACAACCAACAGCAGGGAGCAGAAGGTGCTAACAACAACCCAAGCCCTCAGCAAGAAAATGGTAACCGTTCGAACCGGCAGCAGCAAGAGAATGGCGGAAACCGCAACAATCGTCCACAACAGGAAAACAACGGTGAACGCAACAACCGTAGACAATCAGAGAACGGAGGTGAGCAACAACGTTCAAAGAATGAACGGCCTAAGAATAGCAACAACCGCTCCTCATATAACAGTGAAAACACCCGAAAGGGAGAAAAGCCACAGTATGTAGAACGTCCACAAACAAGTACCCAACCTAAGAATCAAGAAAGGGCGCAGAAAGGAGAGAGACTACAATCTGCGGAACGACCTCAAAACAGTGAGCGACCCAAAGGTCAGGATAGGTCACAGAATGGAGAAAAATCTCAAAAAACAGAAAAGTCGCAAGAGAATGAAAAGACTGCTCAAGAGTAG
- a CDS encoding peptidoglycan D,D-transpeptidase FtsI family protein, translating into MAKDYVLEKRKFVIGGVAICIVLIYLIRLFVLQISTDDYKKNADSNAFLNKIQYPSRGAVYDRNGKLLVFNQPAYDITIVPKEIENLDTLDLCRTLNITHAQFLKIMSDMRDRRRNPGYSRYTNQLFMSQLSAEECGVFQEKLFKFPGFYIQRRTIRQYTYNSAAHALGDIGEVSMRDIENDDYYIRGDFIGKQGVEKSYEKYLRGEKGVEILLRDAHGRIQGHYMDGKFDRPSIPGKNLTLGIDIDLQMLGERLMQNKIGSIVAIEPETGEILCLVSSPNFDPHLMIGRQRGNNHLMLQRDKRKPLLNRALMGAYPPGSTFKTAQGLVFLQEGIIQENTPVFPCSHGFNYGSLHVGCHGHASPLPLIPAIATSCNSYFCWGLFRMLGDRKYGSPQNALTVWKDHMVSQGFGYRLDVDLPGEGRGFIPNAGVYDKAYRGRWNGLTIISISIGQGEILATPLQIANLGATIANRGHFTPPHIVKEIQDGELDSIYRTPRVPTIERQYYEEIVKGMRAAVTGGTCRIAGSILPGVEVCGKTGTAQNRGKDHSAFMGFAPMNNPKIAIAVYVENGGFGATYGVPIGALMMDQYLHGKLSPENEKLAEDFSNRIIYYGDEER; encoded by the coding sequence ATGGCAAAGGATTATGTATTAGAAAAACGAAAATTTGTTATTGGAGGAGTTGCTATTTGTATCGTCCTTATTTATTTGATACGCCTGTTTGTATTACAGATTTCTACGGATGACTATAAGAAAAATGCGGATAGTAACGCCTTCTTGAATAAAATACAGTATCCCTCTCGTGGAGCTGTTTACGATCGTAACGGTAAACTGCTTGTTTTTAATCAGCCGGCTTATGACATAACGATTGTCCCTAAGGAGATTGAGAATCTGGATACTCTGGATCTTTGTCGTACGTTGAACATAACCCATGCGCAGTTTCTGAAGATCATGAGTGATATGCGGGATCGCCGTAGAAATCCCGGTTATTCGAGATATACTAACCAGTTATTCATGTCCCAGCTGTCTGCCGAAGAATGTGGGGTGTTTCAGGAGAAGCTATTCAAATTTCCCGGGTTTTATATCCAGCGCCGTACTATCCGTCAATATACTTATAACTCTGCCGCCCATGCTTTGGGAGATATCGGTGAAGTGTCCATGCGTGATATAGAAAATGATGATTACTACATACGCGGAGATTTCATCGGGAAACAGGGAGTGGAAAAATCATATGAGAAATATCTTCGTGGGGAGAAAGGTGTCGAGATATTGCTGCGCGATGCGCATGGGCGCATACAAGGCCATTATATGGATGGAAAGTTCGACCGTCCTTCCATTCCGGGGAAAAATCTGACATTAGGTATCGATATTGACCTGCAAATGTTGGGCGAAAGGTTGATGCAAAACAAAATCGGTAGTATTGTTGCCATTGAACCGGAGACAGGAGAGATACTCTGTCTGGTTTCTTCTCCCAATTTCGATCCTCATTTGATGATTGGCCGCCAACGTGGTAATAATCATCTTATGCTGCAGCGTGACAAGCGCAAACCTCTCTTGAACCGAGCTTTGATGGGAGCTTACCCTCCGGGGTCAACCTTTAAAACGGCACAGGGACTTGTCTTTTTGCAAGAAGGGATTATTCAGGAAAACACTCCTGTTTTTCCCTGTTCCCATGGATTCAATTATGGAAGCCTGCATGTGGGATGTCACGGGCATGCTTCTCCTTTGCCCTTAATTCCTGCTATTGCAACTTCTTGTAACTCTTATTTTTGTTGGGGGCTTTTCCGTATGTTAGGTGACCGTAAGTATGGTTCTCCTCAAAATGCTTTGACTGTATGGAAAGACCATATGGTTTCCCAGGGATTTGGGTATCGCTTGGATGTGGATTTACCAGGTGAGGGTCGTGGATTCATACCTAATGCGGGAGTTTATGATAAGGCTTATCGCGGTCGTTGGAACGGATTGACTATTATCAGTATTTCCATTGGGCAGGGTGAGATTCTTGCTACTCCTTTGCAGATAGCAAATCTTGGCGCAACCATTGCTAATCGAGGGCATTTTACACCTCCCCATATTGTGAAGGAGATTCAGGATGGAGAACTTGATAGCATTTATCGTACGCCGAGGGTTCCTACCATAGAGCGTCAATATTATGAAGAGATCGTGAAAGGCATGAGGGCGGCAGTGACGGGTGGGACTTGTCGTATAGCGGGCTCCATCCTACCGGGTGTGGAAGTTTGTGGAAAGACGGGTACGGCACAGAACCGTGGGAAAGACCATTCTGCTTTTATGGGTTTCGCACCGATGAATAATCCGAAGATTGCGATTGCGGTATATGTGGAGAATGGTGGTTTTGGAGCGACTTATGGAGTTCCTATCGGTGCTTTAATGATGGATCAGTATTTGCATGGTAAGCTATCTCCCGAAAACGAGAAGCTTGCGGAAGATTTTAGTAACAGAATTATATATTATGGTGACGAGGAGCGATAA
- the mreD gene encoding rod shape-determining protein MreD — MIINYIHRIGWLVGLVLLQVLILNNVHIGGYATPFLYVYFILKFPSGTSRNELMLWAFFLGLMIDIFSNTPGMNAAATVLLAFVRPTFLRLFTPRDTLDSIIPSIRTLGISSFLKYAVTCVFIHNLVLLSLEFFSFSSIPLLLLRVVACTLLTVTCIMAVEGIRR; from the coding sequence ATGATTATAAATTATATACATAGGATAGGATGGTTGGTCGGTTTGGTGCTTCTTCAAGTGCTGATACTGAACAATGTTCATATCGGGGGGTATGCTACGCCTTTTCTATATGTCTATTTCATCCTCAAATTTCCTTCCGGCACCTCAAGGAATGAATTGATGTTGTGGGCTTTCTTTTTGGGATTAATGATCGATATATTTTCTAATACACCCGGAATGAATGCTGCAGCTACGGTTTTACTGGCTTTTGTGCGTCCTACCTTCTTACGTTTGTTCACTCCACGTGATACGCTGGATAGCATTATCCCGTCTATTCGGACTTTGGGAATCTCTTCTTTTCTAAAGTACGCAGTGACATGTGTCTTTATTCATAATCTGGTATTGTTGAGTCTAGAATTCTTTTCTTTTTCCAGTATCCCTCTGCTGCTGTTACGCGTAGTTGCGTGTACATTATTGACTGTTACATGTATTATGGCTGTTGAAGGTATAAGGAGATAG
- the rodA gene encoding rod shape-determining protein RodA: MVTRSDNLWKTLDWVTILLYLLLIIAGWFSVCGASYDYGDRDFLDFSTRAGKQFMWIICSFGLGFVLLMLEDRMYDMFAYIIYVGMILLLIVTIFIAPDVKGSRSWLQLGPVSLQPAEFAKFATALVLAKYINSYSFNIKKTKCFLLLLAFIMLPMVLIVLQKETGSALVYLAFFLVLYREGMPGVVLFSGVCAVVYFVVGIRFDQVYIADTPTPIGEFAVLSMVLLFAGAMVWVYKKKWEPVRNIIGGSLIVMLLAYCISEYIAPFNLVWVQWLLCVVAVGYLLFLSLRERQKAYLLISLFAVGSVCFLYSSDYVFDNILEPHQQIRIKVVLGMEEDLTGAGYNVNQSKIAIGSGGLTGKGFLNGTQTKLKYVPEQDTDFIFCTVGEEQGFAGSAIVLLLFLALILRLITVSERQPSAFGRVYGYSVVSIFLFHVFINIGMVLGLTPVIGIPLPFFSYGGSSLWGFTILLFIFLRIDAGRSRRL, from the coding sequence ATGGTGACGAGGAGCGATAATTTATGGAAGACATTGGATTGGGTGACAATACTGCTTTACCTTCTCCTTATCATTGCCGGATGGTTTAGCGTTTGTGGAGCCAGTTATGATTATGGAGATCGTGACTTCCTTGATTTTTCTACTCGTGCGGGTAAGCAGTTCATGTGGATCATTTGTTCGTTTGGTTTGGGCTTTGTGTTATTAATGCTGGAGGACCGGATGTATGACATGTTTGCTTACATCATTTATGTAGGAATGATATTACTTCTTATCGTTACCATTTTTATCGCTCCCGATGTCAAAGGGTCACGGTCCTGGTTGCAGTTGGGGCCTGTCAGCCTTCAGCCTGCGGAGTTTGCCAAGTTTGCTACTGCTCTTGTGCTTGCCAAGTATATAAATTCTTACTCTTTTAATATAAAAAAAACAAAGTGCTTTCTGTTGCTCCTGGCTTTTATCATGCTTCCCATGGTGCTGATCGTGTTGCAGAAAGAAACAGGTTCTGCATTGGTTTATCTGGCTTTCTTTCTGGTACTCTACCGGGAGGGTATGCCGGGTGTAGTACTTTTTTCGGGAGTGTGTGCTGTCGTTTATTTTGTCGTTGGTATACGTTTTGATCAGGTATATATTGCCGACACACCGACACCGATCGGAGAGTTTGCCGTTCTTTCTATGGTTCTGCTATTTGCTGGAGCCATGGTATGGGTATATAAGAAGAAGTGGGAACCGGTAAGAAACATTATTGGGGGGAGTCTGATTGTCATGTTGCTTGCCTATTGTATCTCGGAATATATTGCGCCTTTCAATCTGGTGTGGGTGCAGTGGTTACTTTGTGTAGTGGCTGTCGGTTACTTGCTGTTTCTGTCATTACGGGAAAGGCAGAAGGCATATTTACTTATTAGTCTTTTTGCGGTTGGGTCTGTCTGCTTCCTTTATTCCAGTGACTACGTGTTCGATAATATACTGGAACCGCATCAGCAGATTCGTATCAAGGTGGTACTCGGTATGGAGGAAGATCTTACCGGTGCCGGATATAATGTCAACCAGTCTAAGATTGCCATTGGATCGGGTGGACTAACGGGAAAAGGTTTTTTGAACGGGACACAGACCAAATTGAAATATGTTCCTGAACAGGATACGGATTTTATATTTTGTACGGTAGGTGAGGAGCAGGGATTTGCTGGGTCTGCGATTGTCCTGTTGTTGTTCCTTGCTCTCATACTGCGGTTGATAACGGTTTCTGAACGGCAACCTTCAGCATTTGGGCGCGTCTATGGCTATTCCGTTGTCAGTATTTTCCTATTTCATGTTTTTATTAATATCGGTATGGTGCTTGGGTTGACACCGGTGATTGGTATTCCTCTTCCGTTCTTTAGTTATGGGGGGTCTTCTTTGTGGGGATTTACGATTTTATTGTTTATATTCCTTCGGATTGATGCTGGGCGGAGTCGGAGGTTATGA
- a CDS encoding rod shape-determining protein encodes MGLFSFTQEIAMDLGTANTIIITNGKIVVDEPSVVALDRRTDKMIAVGEKAKLMHEKTHENIRTIRPLRDGVIADFYACEQMMRGLIKQVNTRGHLFSPSLRMVIGVPSGSTEVELRAVRDSAEHAGGRDVYLVFEPMAAAIGIGIDVEAPEGNMIVDIGGGSTEIAVISLGGIVSNNSIRIAGDDLTADIQEYMSRQHNVKVSERMAERIKINVGAALTELGDDAPEDYIVHGPNRITALPMEVPVCYQEVAHCLEKSISKIETAILSALENTPPELYADIVHNGIYLAGGGALLRGLDKRLTDKINIPFHIAEDPLHAVAKGTGVALKNVDRFSFLMR; translated from the coding sequence ATGGGATTATTCTCTTTTACGCAAGAAATTGCGATGGACCTTGGCACTGCCAACACTATCATCATTACCAATGGTAAGATTGTAGTGGACGAACCGTCGGTGGTAGCTTTGGATCGTCGTACAGATAAGATGATTGCCGTGGGTGAAAAGGCAAAGTTGATGCATGAAAAAACCCACGAAAATATACGCACAATCCGTCCGTTGCGTGACGGTGTAATTGCCGACTTCTATGCTTGCGAGCAGATGATGCGCGGACTTATTAAGCAGGTCAACACCCGTGGACATCTGTTTTCCCCCTCTTTGCGTATGGTGATTGGTGTCCCTTCCGGTAGTACGGAGGTTGAGCTGCGTGCCGTTCGTGACTCTGCCGAACATGCGGGTGGCAGGGACGTTTATCTGGTATTTGAGCCGATGGCAGCTGCTATCGGTATCGGTATCGATGTCGAGGCACCCGAAGGGAACATGATTGTTGATATAGGTGGTGGCTCTACGGAAATTGCTGTAATATCGTTGGGCGGTATCGTTTCGAATAACTCGATTCGTATTGCCGGGGATGATCTTACTGCCGATATTCAGGAATATATGAGCCGTCAGCATAATGTGAAAGTCAGTGAACGTATGGCGGAACGTATTAAGATTAATGTAGGCGCTGCACTTACCGAACTTGGTGATGATGCTCCCGAAGATTATATCGTTCACGGGCCGAATCGCATCACGGCACTTCCGATGGAAGTTCCGGTATGTTATCAGGAAGTGGCACATTGCTTGGAAAAATCTATTTCTAAGATTGAAACCGCCATTCTGAGCGCATTGGAGAACACTCCTCCCGAGCTTTATGCCGATATTGTACACAACGGTATTTATCTTGCTGGTGGCGGTGCATTGCTTCGTGGTCTGGACAAACGTTTAACGGATAAGATAAATATTCCTTTCCATATTGCTGAAGATCCTCTTCATGCGGTGGCAAAAGGTACGGGAGTAGCATTGAAGAATGTAGATCGCTTCTCGTTCCTGATGAGATGA
- a CDS encoding NAD kinase, which produces MKFAIFGNTFQAKKSSHAETLFHILEEHGAEIYICREFYNFLISDLKLKLYPAGLFDGNDFSADMVISIGGDGTFLKAASRVGNKNIPILGINTGRLGFLADISPAEMEETFNEIYAKHYSIEERSVLQLICEDKHLQSSPFALNEIAILKRDSSSMISIRTAINGAFLTTYQADGLIIATPTGSTAYSLSVGGPIIVPHSNTIALTPVAPHSLNVRPIVIPDDWELTLDVESRSHNFLIAIDGSSESCKDTTRLTIRKAPYSIKVVKRPHHVFFDTLRSKMMWGADTRI; this is translated from the coding sequence ATGAAATTTGCTATTTTTGGAAATACATTTCAAGCCAAGAAATCATCTCATGCAGAAACCCTGTTCCACATTCTGGAGGAACATGGAGCAGAAATATATATATGTAGGGAGTTTTATAACTTCCTAATCTCAGATTTGAAACTAAAGCTTTATCCGGCAGGATTGTTCGACGGAAATGACTTTTCAGCAGATATGGTGATCAGCATTGGAGGAGACGGCACTTTCTTGAAAGCAGCCAGCAGAGTAGGTAATAAAAACATTCCGATTCTTGGTATAAACACCGGACGTTTGGGATTTCTGGCAGATATCTCCCCAGCAGAAATGGAAGAGACCTTCAACGAGATATATGCCAAACATTATTCGATTGAAGAGCGTAGCGTTCTACAACTTATCTGTGAAGACAAGCATTTACAAAGTTCCCCGTTTGCCCTTAACGAAATAGCCATATTAAAGCGGGATAGTTCATCCATGATCAGTATAAGAACTGCCATTAACGGTGCTTTTCTAACTACATATCAGGCTGACGGATTAATTATTGCTACTCCAACAGGTTCTACAGCCTATTCGTTAAGCGTTGGGGGACCGATCATCGTCCCTCATTCCAATACGATTGCCCTTACTCCGGTAGCCCCACATAGTCTCAATGTTCGTCCGATTGTGATTCCCGATGATTGGGAATTGACACTTGATGTTGAAAGTCGTAGTCACAATTTTCTTATAGCTATCGATGGAAGTAGTGAGTCATGTAAAGATACCACTCGCCTGACTATTCGCAAAGCGCCCTATTCCATCAAAGTTGTCAAACGTCCTCATCATGTGTTCTTTGACACTTTACGTTCCAAGATGATGTGGGGGGCCGACACAAGGATATAG
- the gldH gene encoding gliding motility lipoprotein GldH, translating into MKRLLKSSIWTVIIGWLIAACNENTVYHTYQPIPTDGWEKSDTLFFNIPLNDSLIPLNLTAEIRNESKYAYRNLYLAISHNLEDSTNWKTDTLLFVLADKEGKWYGTGWGSLFQSALPIGKTTTKHPGNYTLKVSHCMNDEHLKGVNAVGIKIEK; encoded by the coding sequence ATGAAAAGACTGCTCAAGAGTAGCATATGGACCGTAATAATAGGTTGGCTAATTGCCGCCTGCAATGAAAATACAGTGTATCATACTTACCAGCCGATCCCAACGGACGGCTGGGAAAAGAGTGATACACTCTTTTTTAATATTCCCCTCAATGATTCCTTAATTCCACTAAACCTTACGGCAGAGATACGAAACGAGAGCAAATATGCCTACCGGAATTTATACCTGGCAATAAGTCATAACTTGGAAGATAGCACGAACTGGAAAACAGATACACTCCTCTTCGTATTGGCTGATAAAGAAGGTAAATGGTATGGTACCGGATGGGGAAGCTTGTTTCAATCGGCTCTCCCTATTGGCAAAACCACGACAAAGCATCCGGGAAACTATACACTTAAAGTGTCCCACTGCATGAACGATGAACACTTGAAAGGCGTTAATGCCGTTGGAATTAAAATAGAAAAATAA